In the Colius striatus isolate bColStr4 chromosome 3, bColStr4.1.hap1, whole genome shotgun sequence genome, ATTCCAggattttttaaacaattacaGTTTTACGTTGAAGAGCTCAGGAGTTGGCCACTGTTCAAACTTTGGTTAGGACCATTGCCtatcatgattttgtatcaCCCTGAGAGTGTGGAAGTGAGTATGTTTGTCTCCTATCTATTCTACTGTCATGCAAAGCAGTGTCCAACCTGTTTCTGTTCTCTCAATTTAATCTTTGCAAAAAAAGGCTTGGACTGATTTCCCTTGAGATTGTTCTCTGACTCAATGCTAGTTAAAGGCTGAAAGGGGAAGAATGTAAAAAGCCTAGCtttggaaaaaagagaaatacagaataCAGCAAATGAAAGCACTGACTCAGTATATTTTATACAAAAAAGAATCTTTAGCTTTGTTTCATACATGCTTCAAAGATAAGAATGGATCAGAATGGACAAGCAGACAGCAGGGAAGATAGGACCACGGAAATAGGGATAGAAGATAATGAAATGCTGGTTGCAATGCTTGTGACTGTCTCACTTGTGGGTTAGAACTTGGTGGATCTGTTTGGATGTCATGAAATGTAGTTGTTACTTTTGCTACTGACAGTGATTGTCCTTGAACTGGGAAGAAAGAGGTGTTGGAGTGTTTATTGATGAGGTTGTGCTTCTCGTGAGTTTGATTAAGGCTGGAAACTGTTGGATTTTCTCTAAGTTCTGTCTGTGACATTGTAACACAATTTTTTCAGGAAGATAAGGAGAGTGCTAGTGGTAGTTTTCAAACATTTaattctgcagggggggtggactagatgatctctaaaattcccttccaaccttaccattctatgattgggATATTTACTGAAAGACTTGAGGGTGTGAACTCATTGCTCCCCCTGTATACCAACTTGTACTGAAACGTGCATTTACTGAGGTATAGAACATTGTTTTTGAGGAACTGAAGTTGTGTGAAGTAATCTCAGCTGAAGAAATCTCTCTATATCTAACAAGTagtgttttttcctctcatttttctgGCAGGTTATTCTGAGCAGTTCAAAACATATAGAAAAATCCTACCTGTACAAATTCCTGCAGCCGTGGCTGGGCACTGGACTTCTGACAAGGTACAGTGAAATGCAGGTGCAGTGCTGTCTTTTTGAAATTTGCAGGGTATACACTAGGAAGAGGGTTTGGTGGCAGGAAAGCTCTGTGTTTGTCTGGATAGAGGTGTAGATAGTAGCTGAAGGGGTCTTATTCCTAGCGATGGTCTTGGTCGCTCTCTAGTAACTAACGTCTGATAAAAAGCTTTTGCTGTTATCAAGTTTCTTGGTCAATTTGACCATTGTTACTTTTTTGCCCAGAGGCTTGAAATGAATGTGTGTTTTCAGAAGTTGTCTGTTTGACAAGTGGTGTCTTTTACTCTGCAGTGCTACATGATGGGTATTCTGAGTGTTGTGATGTTTGTCAAGTGATCAGACTGTGGCAGAACTGTGACTGTGTGCATTGTTGATCTCAGCTGTTGTGATGCTGCAAACCAGGAGGATGGGCCTGGGGCTGGTGGTGCTTTGGGGTAGGATGGAAGAGTATCTACACCCTGTCCATTTCCCTCATGAAGTGAAGGCTTATAAGAAGGGGGTGTTAGGAATAGTATATCCTCATTGTCACTCTTCTTCCTTACTGGTTGTTTTTTCTCCAGTGGACTTTCAGAGGTGTTTTTACTTCCTTGTACTGGCAAAAACATAATGGAGGAGAAAGTTCCTATCTTTGCTGATTAAGGGCAGTAGTGGTAGACAGCAAGTACATAAGCTGGCTTGACGTGTGTCCCAATGGCAGGTTAACAGGAGAAGTGGTATGATGGTTTACCCTGTAAGAAGAACTGCCAGTTGCATGCCTATAGGGCATGcatttaagaaaaagcaaacaaaaacttcCTGGTTCTGGCTGTTGTCACCAGTTGTGGCTCCATGCTCTTTTACTGACATATGAGAGGTAGTTGCCTATCTCCAAGGAAGTACTTGTAGCCAGACTTTTATGCAGTAAAATGTCTGCGAACTCTTAATTCTCTGCAGTCCTCATTGCCCAGCCTGAGGGTGGTGGTGATTCACAGGTATGATGAAGACTTCAGGCCTTGGTGCTGAAAAGCTAAGCAACCATGAGGCTGCATTGCCTGAAGGATTATTAGCATTCTCTTTTATTGAGAGCAGCTATAGAAATCGTGGCTTCTGCCCTGGAGGAAACTAGAGtgaaaaatgtttcctctttGGGAGTGCTGGTGACAGCTTGATGAGGAGTCACCTACAGCGACCATCTGTGAATGTGTTCCAGGCTGCGGTTTTTACTGTGTACTTCCTATGATAGTAAGGTGGGTTTTTCTTGACTTGGAGTTTTtaactcttccttctctctgttaATTTTCCAGCACTGGAGACAAGTGGCGGTCACGGAGGAAGATGATAACTCCCACATTCCACTTCACAATCTTAACTGACTTTCTAGAGGTTATGAATgaacaaggaaatattttattggAGAAACTTGAAAAGCATGTTGACAAAGAACCATTTGATGTCTTTCTAGACATCACTCTGTGTACCCTTGATATCATCTGTGGTGAGTCCTCTTCAGTTATTGTAGCGGGACTGTTAGTGGCACAGAGACTCCTGAGTACAactgtgctgtgttttgtgaGGAGACACTTACAAGAGAAATATCCCTGCATATTGTGTGAAACCATTTCCGTCCTTCCAAGGCTATCCTTCCTCCTAGGGTATATTTGAGCAGGTGAGTTTGTAGGATGGGCAGGGCAGAGGTAGCAATCTTGAAGTGAGATTATGTTGAAGAGTAAGGTTCCTGGGCATGAAAAATTAAAGTGAGCTTATTAACTGGAAAAGGATGTGTGTATACCTGTTGAAGAGATGGTGTGGTGAAAGTCAGAGACTGGAAGCAGTGGTTAACCTATCATGTACAGGAACTCTGCGTTTTACTTTGTACTTGTGAACCATTGATGATTTTCTCCTCCTAGAAACAGCAATGGGCAGAAATATGGGTGCTCAGAACAATAAGGATTCTGAGTATGTTCATGCTATCTACAGGTAAGTGGACATTTTGTTTGCCTACTTTGTAGTTGGGCTGAAGTTAATGGGCTGGTATCAGGAGTTCATCTGCTGTAAGGAGGGTGGGGTGTGGAGCCACAGATGCAGGTAGAAGGccgagaaagcaggaaaaacttCTGCAGATTTTGATGCATTTTCTGATATGTGTATATGTTGAGGCTGATACTTCAAAGAGGTGTCAGTTGCCATTCAGTTAATCCATTGGTAAAGGAGGTTAAAAAATAGGGCTGCAACTTTTCTTATCAACGTGACTGGCAGAATTAGGAAGGCAGTGTTTTAGATAGTATGTTAAAGCTGAggcactgctgctctgcagctcatgGCAGTATTTACATCATTGAAACTATATTTGACTGTCCAGTGGATTAGGAAAAGCATGGTCTATATTCCTACCACACTGATATGTCAGCCTAAATGACATTTAGCTGCTTGTGACATCTCACCCCTCGCCTTTGATAGGGTTAGTTGAGACATGCTAAAAAGAAGAGATGGAATTAGAGGGTTTGGTTTTCATCAGTTCCTTGGACTTTCCCAAATGGTAGCACAAGTAATTGGTCTAAGTGGACTAATTAATCCTCAAAGTCTCTTTCTGCAGTCAAAAGCTGCTAGAATGTGTAAGAGCTGCAAAGCAATTGAAATCAGCCCTTCCAGATGTAGTAGTCCAGTTGTGTTTGACTATCCTTGAGGTCTCATAATCTTTATTTCCAATACTTTTAATGTCCTATCTGGGCATATCTGGTGTCTACCCAGTCAAATAGGAATGTAATGCTTCTAAATGTCTGTCTGAAGTCATGGAGATATTTTGGAACCCTGACATGAGTAGTCTTTTCAAGTTGTCCATATCCATTCAGTATGGTCAGTACTTTGCTGATGTGGAATGGGACTGGACAGGATGACCTAATATGTTTCAAGAGGATTCCCAGGAGAAGGAGAGTATGCCCTCCTCCTCAGAGATTAGCGCTTAAAGATATATAAATCATGGTCATGCTCGGTCAAGTTAGAAACATTTTGAGACTGTTTAAAATCAAGAAGCAAATATGAACAGCCTTCCTTTCAGATGAGTGGATTTAAACTCACACCATTAGTTAATTTCCATCTCATTGGGGTAGgtagacttttttttgttgttcttgaaAATGTGCtgtaattttaacttttttgtcAAGAAATTACATGGTATAATTATTGTGCCCCTAGGATGAGCGATCTAATCCAACGACGACAGAAGAGCCCTTGGATTTGGCCTAATTTTTTCTATATGCTGTTCAAGGAAGGACGAGAGCATGAGAGGAACCTCAAGATTCTTCACAATTTTACAGATATGGTATAgattctttttaatgttttaattagaATGTACCGTTAGAGCCTGCTGGAGCAATGTCTTGCACTCTGTAGAGAGCTTCCAAATGGGGCTGAGGTTCAACCCCCTTCATACGCATCTATTAAGAGGAGAACTATCTTGGAATCCCAAGGAATtccctgaaaagaaaacaacagctgACTTATCTGTCAGGAGCACTGTCATATTTAATCAGAGGAGTATACTACTCCAAGGGATTAGAAGGACTTACAGGTCCTTGACAACCAAAACAAGCAACAGGAGTTCACTAACTTGCTCTGCCTCAGATCCTCCAGGTTTGAGTCACCTGCAACAGCTCAGTGACAAGTTTGTAGCAGTAAGCACAGAGCTCTCTGCTTGGTAGTGTCACTTTGGTCCAGCCCTCAGAAATGGAAGCCTGTATTCATTTCCCTTGTTTAGAGCAGAACTGCTGAGATGAGCAAACACATACAGGTCCCCACATCAGCAGTAAGACACTTTGACACAGtttcgtggtttggcccagctagcacagaagcaccacaacagtcgctcagtgccccccattTACCctcacccttgttaggatggcagaggccccagcaaaatggtagtaaaaagataagcaaggttattgtggattaagacaagggcagggagggctcgctgccagttatggttctgggcaaaacagactccagtactcgacttagagaggaaagtaggaaagtttattctactacctacaagaaacagaacagactaaaagcaaaaagtgagtaggatgattgagaaaattacagccagcactttaagatctccctcccccatccctcctttcttcccaggcccagctcactgctcccaatatctctacctccttcctgCTGAATGGCTTGAGCAGGGGGCAGaggatgggggatgtggtcagtctctcacagatgggctctgccacttctctcagaTGAGAACGACTCCTGGCATTTCCTCACATGGGggacagtccttggtgaatatctctgatgtgggtttttcgccatggttgcagtttctgcagtcaCTCCCTCAGGACAGGGCCTCTTCtaggcataagtttaatgagcttctttggcatgggttcttccacacagttacagcttctgtgaatattgggtctctcccatgggacacagcctcctctggtcATAGTCATTGCCCCTGACACAGAttcttctttagcaaaatgagtctctgtctttgatgcggggtctttaacgAAATTCAAACAattctcagcttcaccagtcctctctgcaggatgcaggggagtctctgctccagcacacctcctcctctcttccctcactgaccttggagtccgcatggttgcttctctcactctttccactccttgcaccatctccagtcagagaagaagagacagaagaaggaagaaacaggaaaaaccttcctcttccggcttcttcttaaaaagtgattgtggaggcatctaactggctcagccccagaagtggatctggctcagagctggggagagtttcaagcaacttcttataggagccatctttacagccccttcccccttagcagaaacagctgtcatgtcaaGCCGTGACACACAGAAACCGTTAAGCATACATTACCGACTTGGCATAAAATGCAGTGTTGTCTTACCATGTTAGACTGTAACATTCCTTTCTCTCACCAAATAGCCTCTGTGCTGATCTTGCCAATGGTTTCCTACCCAAGTCTACTTTTAGGATGTTCCGAGGAAGGCTGCATTCCCTGAAATAGGTGTATGTACCCATGGTGTTGTTCTATCAATGTCCACAACAACGGGAATAATCTCTGAATTTTCACTGCATATAGTGAACCACGTTGACTGCATTAAGTGGCTCacattttgcttccttttgttGGGAATTGCAGCAGTGAGACATCCTCTTAAAGGGACCTGACATAACACTTGCTGTCTTCCTATGCTGGACTGATGCACTGGATACAAGAAGGCAAATCTTAGAAGATGGCAAAGGAACAGTAAATAATATCAGCTAGTGTAGATGCTGTCAGAATGCACTGAGGCAAAAGATGGTGTGTGTATAAGTGAgttgtggaggtttttttcacattcagTGCTTCCTCTAAAGAGGATTACAAACTCCACAGCCTTTAAttaatttgttgttgttgagaGACATGCCAGTTTAATGAAGGGTTCTCCCTTGCTGGTACAAGAAGGGTGGTGACATCAGGAAATCTCTCTCtgttgctggggctgtgctggaagtTCAACCATTGCTCTGATACTGAAGAAAGTTTGGAAGTTTGGGAAGCTGCGGTGTAGTGATTCCAGCTATGCTGTGTGTAGTTGTGATACAGGGTTTTGGGTGCCCTGGTTTCTTTTTGATTCTTCTGAGTTTCCCAGAGGTTAGAAATGTGAGCCCTTCCTTAGTTACTGGATAGGGTAGAGAGTATCTTTTTGGTGATCAGTCTGTtaaaattgtgattttttttttatttgctgtcaCTGTTGTTGACATTCACAATTGGCTTGTTCCAGATATTCTAGATGTGTTTACACTTCTTAATGATCAGCAAGTTGTTTGAGTAGTTTGATTATCTTTATTTCTGTTCAAAATTCATTCTGTTGTTTGGGACAAGAGGAGTTGGTCTTATTTTACTACTAACACAAAAAGACAGTTAAAAGTTCATGAGCTGATGCTGACAGCTATGTCCACTAGCTCATGTAGGCTCCTACAGACAGATGTTGTTCTAATAGATTGGGACAAACCTGTGCGTTGTAGACTGCACGTGTGCTGTGGGCGTCATGTCTGATACAATGGTTCTAATCTCAGGTCATTGCAGAAAAAGCTGCAGAATATGAAAACAACAGGCAAACAAAATCTGACACTGATGGCAACTTTGAAGAACGTGGTcccagaaagagaaaagttttCCTGGACATTCTGCTGAGTGCAACTGATGATGAAGGGAACAATCTGAGTTACAAGGACATACGTGAGGAAGTGGATACTTTCATGTTTGAGGTATCAAAAGAAGCCATTGATTTGTCGTtggtttttatctgttttgttttggggtggttatttttttccagaaactgAAATTCACCATTTACAGGCAGTGACTCTTCATTTTCAGGAGGCTCAGGAGGTTGCTTTTAGTATGAAGTCATTTTAGCCCTGGAAGCCTCAGAAGAACTCGTTCCAGGATAGAAACTATTGAAGGATAGAAACATTTGATCCAGAATTGTGTTCCCTGGCAAAATGCTGGGCAAATACGTGTGTGGTAGGCCCTGTCTGTGTGAACAGGTGATTAATAAGAGCTTAATGGCTGATGCGGGCCATGGACTCTCAGCTGCTTTTGCAAAGCTAAAGAGAGCTCACATTTTGTCCCTTGCCACTTTGGCTGTAACCTCCTTGTTCTGTCAACACCAGTCTTCTCATTGGTTCCCTGTCCAATGAACAATCTAAACAAGACTTTCACAAGTTTTCCACAGACCTCCATTAGGCAGACCTGAATTCTATCTCAGAAGAGCTTAATTCAGTCATATTATTGCTGTTGTAACCTAGAGAAACTCTCTTCCTATCTTACCATTCCTGAACTGTTCCATATCTGGATTTTGAAGAAATGCAGCAGCCTGAACTTCACAAGTGCACTTTTTTAGTACCAAAAAGATGAATACACATCTGCTGCACTGTGTAGATACCGATAGTTCATACAGCTTCtggaaggcagaggagagggatgtTTGCTTGggttattttggttttggtcATTTTTCAGGCACCTGACAGAATCTTGAGTCATATTACCTCCTGATAACCAGTATGTTGACTAGAGTTCTTCCCTcttgatttttggttttctcATGGTCATGGGACGAAAATTCTCACTTTCCATACTACCTGCAGCTCTAAGTATTTACAAAGCCTACTGTGCACAGGAATAGTGGTGACATGAATGTCTTTATAAATCTGAATCTCCAGGGCCATGATACAACAGCAGCCGCAATGAACTGGGTCCTGTACTTACTTGGACATAATCCTGAAGCCCAGACAAAGGTTCACAGAGAACTGGACGAAGTGTTTGGTACGTTTCCGTTCCCCCTTCCTTGGGGTTACGGTGGTGTTGGTTGCATTTGTGAGTGGGGATGTGGTACATTACAAGCCAGGGTACATTACAAGAAGGGGAGGTAGGAACATGCCTTGTGGCTCTTCTGCAGCTTTCAATAGCTGGAGGTGATTGGGATGGGTGCTGGAAGGTAGGGTACAGGCAACGTTACGTCTTTGAGGCAAGGCATACATGTTCAATGTACATGTAGCACCTTCTCCTGCGTGGTCTTTGGTGGATGATGAGAATTTCTGGAGGAGCTGGGATGAGTTTGTTAAGCCAAAAATGGAGTGTTTTGGTCTTGCTCATTCCCCTGTTTTATGTTTTGGACAGGCAATACTGAGCGTCCTGTTACAATGGATGATTTGAAGAAGCTTCGATACCTTGAGTGTGTTGTGAAGGAAACCCTTCGGCTCTTCCCTTCAGTTCCCATGTTTGCCCGTGTCTTGAGAGAGGATTGCTTTATTAGTAAGTAGTGTCCTGCTTTTGCCACTTTCTATCCTGCCAGCATCAACTCAGCAGAAGTGTATCCCAAGTGAAGAGCagtgttcttttatttatttattctttattgTGCTACTGTGTATACAAAATGACATATTTGCAGTTGTTTTCACCCTTCTTCtcactttccctttctctttagGAGGGTATCAAGTACCAAAAGGCACAAATGTTATTGTCATAACTTATGCCCTGCATAGAGACCCTGAGATCTTCCCTGACCCAGGGGAGTTCAAGCCTGAGCGATTCTTCCCTGAAAACTGTAAGGGGCGACACCCGTATGCTTATGTGCCCTTCTCAGCTGGTCCCAGAAACTGCATTGGTAGGTAGCTGAAGAGGAAGCCCTCCTAATATGGCAAAGCTGCTTTTGGTGTGCTAACTGTGGCAACAGTGAGTGTATAAGAAATTTAAGTCTTGATGTGCCTGCTGGTTGTctgcccccctctccccaccaccaccccttCCTCCCTGAATTCTAGGCACTATCTTTCTTGCAAGCTTGATTCTTGAGCTGCCACATTTTGCTTCTTCCCAAggatttcctttctttccagggGCCAATGTCTGTCGTGCTGGTATTTCCTCCTCACCGCCTATGCAGCCTGACAGCAAGCACAATAATGGGCTTACATGTTAAGACAGGATTGCTTCCAAATTTCTGATCCTCAGTATCAGCAAGATGGAGTGAGAGAGGGCAAATGTCTcatacttgtttttctttggaagCATCTCATCTGTGTATCTCATGACATCAGCTAGGTATTCTGAATCTACAGTTTGCGACCAAGAtatctttccctctttctgaCACTGTTATTGCTTTGGTGCTTTCACTGTCTTCTCAGAACTTGTTAACTTTTCAAGTGCCTCTGAGACACTTAGAATTCATCAGTGCTCAAAGCAGAGGCATTGTTGTTTATGCCATTTACAAGACTGGGAAATAGGGCTGCTtctgggtttttggttttgttttcttttgcagggGTGGAGCtggtttctttgtttgtttgtactTAATTTCTCTCATTGGTAATAGGTGTCTTTCCTATAATTAATATTTAGTATTAATTCCATATTTAATGTTACACGTCTAGCTAGTTCCTGGGTGTACAGGAACATGTGCAAGAGAGATGGCTTGTTATTATCATTGTAGAAAGATGTTAGTGTGTACATGTGTACAGACATCCACCTGTGCTGGCTATACAGAGGGGAGCACAGAAAAAGTTTTGAGTGCTGGGTTTTGTGTCCTGTTACCATTTTTAGTTCCGTTTGAGTGAACCGCCTAGATTGTGACATCTGGTTTGGTTTCTCTCTGTTATCCACTTTCCTCCTCCACCTTTCTCTGAAATGTAAATTGAACTTTGCCCTCTATGCTAGCAAATCACCAGCACATGGGATGCTTAGTGTCCTTCGAAGGAAGGACTCTGTCATTCTGTTGCAGTTGTATCTCTTTTGATCCTCTCTGCATATATGGAACAGTGGTAGTTGTCTCTCCTTGCAGTCCCTGTGCTGCAACTTCTGTGGTCTGTCATCCATTGCCCCCTGCCTAGTCTGTCCAAGAGACATGACAAGACTGTCTTGCATGAGTTCTGTGTAAAATGTTGATTGTTTCCTCTTTGCTGTTTGAGTTCTGTGCACAATGTGATGGAAGAGATTGTGTGAATTGTCCCAGGAAGGGCAGAGTTGTCATGGAGACAAAAATACTAGTTTCAGCAGTATCCATATAACCTAAAGCCAATTCTATTCCTGAGACAAATGCACAGTCCTTGCTGTCCTGTGGTCCTAGGGGTATCACTGTGAGCAAGCAGATGCAGCAATGATTGATGCAATCTAACAGTGTGTTTCATCTGGgataattttcttcccagtagccAATACAGGGCTATATTTTGGAATTAATGtgaaaataatgttgataacacactgatgttttggcTATGAGTAAGTACTCCTTATCCTAAGGGGAGGACTCTTCATTGTCTTGTGCTCTGCTAGTGGGGAGATGCACAAGAAGCTTGAAGGGATTATGGCCAGGAtggctgacctgaactagccaaagggctattccatgcTCCAGGCTAGCATGCCCAGTATACAAACAAGAGGGAGTTGGCTGATTGCTGCTTGGGGACAGTCTGAGCCTTGGTCAACAGATTGTGAGGAATTGTGTTGTATATCACttgtcttgggttttgtttctctctctttttgttacatTCACTACAATCATCATTATccttattatattttattactgTTACTTTATCTTAGTTATGATGCTGTTCTTATCttaacccacaagttttcttttctgattctccCCTCATCCCATGGGTTGGGGGGATTCTGTATGGTGCTTGGT is a window encoding:
- the LOC104564114 gene encoding cytochrome P450 4V2, with product MEAVVPTTGGPQLLHLGSGVIALLVLIVAVCSLPSLMDYWRRWWVLKPIPGVSPCYPILGNALLLDRDGEGFFKQLQFYVEELRSWPLFKLWLGPLPIMILYHPESVEVILSSSKHIEKSYLYKFLQPWLGTGLLTSTGDKWRSRRKMITPTFHFTILTDFLEVMNEQGNILLEKLEKHVDKEPFDVFLDITLCTLDIICETAMGRNMGAQNNKDSEYVHAIYRMSDLIQRRQKSPWIWPNFFYMLFKEGREHERNLKILHNFTDMVIAEKAAEYENNRQTKSDTDGNFEERGPRKRKVFLDILLSATDDEGNNLSYKDIREEVDTFMFEGHDTTAAAMNWVLYLLGHNPEAQTKVHRELDEVFGNTERPVTMDDLKKLRYLECVVKETLRLFPSVPMFARVLREDCFIRGYQVPKGTNVIVITYALHRDPEIFPDPGEFKPERFFPENCKGRHPYAYVPFSAGPRNCIGQRFALVEEKTLLALILRRFWVDSYQKPEELGLTGELILRPKNGIWIKLKTRPSAGSK